A part of Ammospiza caudacuta isolate bAmmCau1 chromosome 7, bAmmCau1.pri, whole genome shotgun sequence genomic DNA contains:
- the HTATIP2 gene encoding oxidoreductase HTATIP2 isoform X1, with product MAAAGGGSSCFVLGASGETGRVLLRELLARRAFARVTLIGRRRLSLGEAEAAVEQAVVDFERLGEHTAAFQGHDVGFCCLGTTRAKAGADGFVRVDRDYVAQAAELARAGGCKHFILQSSRGANAQSRFLYLRVKGEVENLVQAVGFDHCTILRPAVLLCRRQESRPMEWIAQQFLGAVARLFPTAYSVPVEMVARAMVACALQPGEGKVKVLENRAIHELGKAVPQQGT from the exons atggcggcggcgggcggcggcagcagctgcTTCGTGCTGGGCGCCTCCGGGGAGACGGGCCGGGTGCTGCTGCGGGAGCTGCTGGCCCGGCGGGCCTTCGCCCGGGTCACGCTGATCGGGCGGCGCCGGCTGAGCCTGGGCGAGGCGGAGGCGGCCGTG GAGCAGGCGGTGGTGGACTTCGAGCGGCTGGGCGAGCACACCGCCGCCTTCCAGGGACACGACGTGGGCTTCTGCTGCCTGGGCACTACCAGGGCCAAGGCTGGCGCA GATGGCTTTGTCCGTGTGGATCGGGACTACGTGGCGCAGGCAGCCGAGCTGGCGCGGGCAGGGGGCTGCAAGCACTTTATCCTGCAGTCCTCCCGGGGGGCAAACGCACAGAGCCGCTTCCTCTACCTCCGCGTGAAG GGAGAAGTGGAAAACCTGGTCCAGGCTGTTGGTTTTGATCACTGTACCATTCTCCGGCCAGC ggtgctgctgtgcaggcGCCAGGAGTCCCGGCCCATGGAGTGGATAGCCCAGCAGTTCTTGGGCGCTGTGGCTCGGCTGTTCCCCACCGCTTACTCAGTGCCTGTGGAAATGGTGGCCAGGGCTATGGTGGCCTGtgcactgcagccaggagagggcAAGGTAAAGGTGCTGGAGAACAGGGCCATCCATGAGCTAGGaaaggcagtgccacagcagggcaCATAG
- the HTATIP2 gene encoding oxidoreductase HTATIP2 isoform X2, producing the protein MAAAGGGSSCFVLGASGETGRVLLRELLARRAFARVTLIGRRRLSLGEAEAAVEQAVVDFERLGEHTAAFQGHDVGFCCLGTTRAKAGADGFVRVDRDYVAQAAELARAGGCKHFILQSSRGANAQSRFLYLRVKGAAVQAPGVPAHGVDSPAVLGRCGSAVPHRLLSACGNGGQGYGGLCTAARRGQGKGAGEQGHP; encoded by the exons atggcggcggcgggcggcggcagcagctgcTTCGTGCTGGGCGCCTCCGGGGAGACGGGCCGGGTGCTGCTGCGGGAGCTGCTGGCCCGGCGGGCCTTCGCCCGGGTCACGCTGATCGGGCGGCGCCGGCTGAGCCTGGGCGAGGCGGAGGCGGCCGTG GAGCAGGCGGTGGTGGACTTCGAGCGGCTGGGCGAGCACACCGCCGCCTTCCAGGGACACGACGTGGGCTTCTGCTGCCTGGGCACTACCAGGGCCAAGGCTGGCGCA GATGGCTTTGTCCGTGTGGATCGGGACTACGTGGCGCAGGCAGCCGAGCTGGCGCGGGCAGGGGGCTGCAAGCACTTTATCCTGCAGTCCTCCCGGGGGGCAAACGCACAGAGCCGCTTCCTCTACCTCCGCGTGAAG ggtgctgctgtgcaggcGCCAGGAGTCCCGGCCCATGGAGTGGATAGCCCAGCAGTTCTTGGGCGCTGTGGCTCGGCTGTTCCCCACCGCTTACTCAGTGCCTGTGGAAATGGTGGCCAGGGCTATGGTGGCCTGtgcactgcagccaggagagggcAAGGTAAAGGTGCTGGAGAACAGGGCCATCCATGA